Proteins from a genomic interval of Arachis hypogaea cultivar Tifrunner chromosome 10, arahy.Tifrunner.gnm2.J5K5, whole genome shotgun sequence:
- the LOC112715621 gene encoding uncharacterized protein isoform X1, which translates to MLSRAAVPGRRKNPLQSLKNSAGAIAGVLSPLLLEVAAGLLPNRSGNRCCSGSAVPSYLRVDVVTAKVSKAVVQAAGDFGMRRKGLCETFGLWICVLRNEERFSWDPNRMAKVQVLGEVLPKFL; encoded by the exons ATGTTGAGTCGCGCCGCGGTGCCTGGCCGCCGAAAAAATCCGCTGCAGTCACTGAAAAactctgccg GCGCCATTGCCGGAGTCCTGTCACCGCTActacttgaggtggctgccgggctgctgCCAAACCGGTCCGGAAACCGCTGCTGTTCCGGTTCAGCTGTTCCTTCTTATTTGCG AGTTGATGTGGTTACTGCAAAAGTGAGCAAAGCTGTGGTTCAAGCTGCCGGTGATTTCGGGATGAGGcgaaaaggactctgtgagacgtttgggttatggatttgcgttttgag gaatgaggaacGGTTTAGCTGGGACCCGAACCGaatggcaaaagtccaagttttaggggaggtgctgccgaaatttttataa
- the LOC112715621 gene encoding uncharacterized protein isoform X2: MLSRAAVPGRRKNPLQSLKNSAGAIAGVLSPLLLEVAAGLLPNRSGNRCCSGSAVPSYLRVDVVTAKVSKAVVQAAGDFGMRRKGLCETFGLWICVLRIWAQKL; this comes from the exons ATGTTGAGTCGCGCCGCGGTGCCTGGCCGCCGAAAAAATCCGCTGCAGTCACTGAAAAactctgccg GCGCCATTGCCGGAGTCCTGTCACCGCTActacttgaggtggctgccgggctgctgCCAAACCGGTCCGGAAACCGCTGCTGTTCCGGTTCAGCTGTTCCTTCTTATTTGCG AGTTGATGTGGTTACTGCAAAAGTGAGCAAAGCTGTGGTTCAAGCTGCCGGTGATTTCGGGATGAGGcgaaaaggactctgtgagacgtttgggttatggatttgcgttttgag gatttgggcgcagaagttatga